The region GAAGAACTGCTGAAGAGCAAGTTGGAGATATAATCAGTTTGTTGGTTGCCGAGCGAATAAATTCGCGGCAACAAAGACACGAAGTCGGCCTTCGCCGACTCTGTGAGTCCCCGTAGGGGGGACTTTGTGTAGTTGTGGCCGTGGTTTTAACCGCAGGGTAATATATACATTAAGAAAGGCAATTACAATGTGTGAAGCAAGGTTCAATAAAAAGATCGTCCTGGTCACAGGTGGCGCGCAGGGCCTTGGTGAGGCCATAAGCAAGAGATTTGCCGGTGAAGGCGCAACGGTGCTTGTAGCCGATATCAACGAAGACGGCGCAAAGGCGACAGCCGAGAACATCGCCAAGGAGTTTGGCGTAAAGACCCAGGGCATTAAGATGAACGTCACTGACGACTTCGAGGTCCACTCCAGCCTGGAGATGATCGAAAAAGACTTCGGTCGGCTCGACGTGCTTGTCTCCAACGCGGGAATTCTCAAGGCTCACGCTATAGAGGAGTTCCCCGTCAGCGAGTGGAGAATGGTGATGGAGGTCAACCTGGTCGGATATATGATCTGCGCAAAGCATGCCTGCCAGATTATGATGAAGCAAAAGAGCGGAAATATAGTGCAGGTCAATTCCAAGTCCGGTAAAAAAGGCTCGTTCCGCAACTCGGCTTATGCAGCCAGCAAGTTTGGCGGCATCGGTCTTACCCAGAGCCTTGCGCTGGAAATGGCTCCTTACGGCGTGCGTGTGAACTCAGTCTGCCCCGGCAACCTGCTCGAAGGCACTCTCTGGCAAAACAGCCTCTTTAAGCAGTATTCCGAAACTCAGGGTATCTCGATTGAGGAAGTCAAGAAGAAATATATGGATCAGGTCCCTCTAGGGCGAAGCTGCACCTATGATGACATAACCAATGTAGTCACCTTCCTTGCCTCGGACCAGGCAAGCTATATGACCGGCCAGGCGATCAACGTCACTGGCGGTCAGGAGATGAGATAATCGAAGATGAAAGTTAGACGCTATCCCGAAAACCCGCTGATAAAACCATCGGATGTGAAGCCGTCGCAGCCGGACTATGAAGTCCTGTGCGCATTCAACGCAGGTGTGATCGAACATGACGGTGAGATCATTCTGCTTATGCGCGTGGCCGAAAGGCCGGTCAGTCATGACCCGGACCTGGTGCTGGTTCCAGTCGTCGATTTTGAAAGCGGCACAGCCGAGTTAAAGACTCTTACATTCAGCAGGAAAGATGAAGGAATCAATCTGGATGACCCGCGGATTGTGACATTTCCGGCCAAGGACAAGTTGTATCTTACCTCGCTCTCGCACCTGAGGGTTGCCCGCAGCAAGGATGGCGTTCACTTCACTGTGGACGAAAAGCCCGCCCTCTTTCCCGACCAGGAATATGAGACCTATGGGATCGAAGACCCAAGAATCACCAGGCTGGACGATACATATTATGTGGTCTACAAAGGTGTTGCATCGACTGGAATTACTCAGTGCCTTGCCAGCACAAAGGATTTCGTGACCTGGGAAAAGCACGGGATCATTCTCGTTCCCGCAAATATGGACGGTCTGCTTTTTCCATCAAAGATACGCGGCAAATATGCTCTGATCAATCGACCGTTTCCGGTTTGTATGGGCATGCCCAATATGTGGATGGCTTACTCGGATGATCTCATTCACTGGGGCGAACACAAGTTGATGCTCACCTGCACTGAGGGCACCTGGGAAGGCGGCAGACTCGGCGGCGGCGCGGTTCCGTTTATGACCGAACGCGGCTGGCTGGAGATCTATCATGCGGCCACTCCGGGTGATCGTTATTGCCT is a window of Armatimonadota bacterium DNA encoding:
- the srlD gene encoding sorbitol-6-phosphate dehydrogenase — protein: MCEARFNKKIVLVTGGAQGLGEAISKRFAGEGATVLVADINEDGAKATAENIAKEFGVKTQGIKMNVTDDFEVHSSLEMIEKDFGRLDVLVSNAGILKAHAIEEFPVSEWRMVMEVNLVGYMICAKHACQIMMKQKSGNIVQVNSKSGKKGSFRNSAYAASKFGGIGLTQSLALEMAPYGVRVNSVCPGNLLEGTLWQNSLFKQYSETQGISIEEVKKKYMDQVPLGRSCTYDDITNVVTFLASDQASYMTGQAINVTGGQEMR
- a CDS encoding glycoside hydrolase family 130 protein, yielding MKVRRYPENPLIKPSDVKPSQPDYEVLCAFNAGVIEHDGEIILLMRVAERPVSHDPDLVLVPVVDFESGTAELKTLTFSRKDEGINLDDPRIVTFPAKDKLYLTSLSHLRVARSKDGVHFTVDEKPALFPDQEYETYGIEDPRITRLDDTYYVVYKGVASTGITQCLASTKDFVTWEKHGIILVPANMDGLLFPSKIRGKYALINRPFPVCMGMPNMWMAYSDDLIHWGEHKLMLTCTEGTWEGGRLGGGAVPFMTERGWLEIYHAATPGDRYCLGAMLMDKDYPEKVLAKSPAPILEPEAPYEVNGFKGNVVFTCGAIVRGDTVTVYYGAADETMCAVDLSIQEILASLTPAC